The following are encoded in a window of Solibacillus sp. FSL R7-0668 genomic DNA:
- a CDS encoding polyprenyl synthetase family protein yields the protein MEATLKQFIDVNIPKIEETMYQLVEKIEAPAHLKESMLYSLKAGGKRIRPLFVAAVCEAYNKSLDASYIVGSAVEMIHTYSLIHDDLPCMDDDDLRRGKPTNHVVYGEALATLAGDALNTLAFGVLARLENVSAEQKLELVHLLSVAAGAEGMVGGQILDMDGEKRLLNLQELETVHVNKTGAILRFSIEAGAVLAGATTKDREALVEYAHHIGLAFQIQDDILDIEGTSEQLGKTAGKDVAAEKSTYPALLKVDGAKQKLNEHYNFAVEALQKVSIDTSLLQQFAQYIVRRTN from the coding sequence ATGGAAGCAACTTTAAAACAATTTATTGATGTAAATATACCTAAAATCGAAGAGACGATGTATCAGTTAGTCGAAAAAATTGAAGCACCAGCGCATTTGAAAGAGTCAATGCTCTATTCATTAAAGGCGGGCGGGAAGCGAATTCGTCCACTTTTTGTAGCGGCTGTATGTGAAGCGTATAATAAATCACTTGATGCAAGCTATATCGTTGGTTCGGCAGTTGAAATGATTCATACGTATTCACTGATTCACGATGATTTACCTTGCATGGACGATGATGATTTACGCCGTGGCAAGCCAACTAATCATGTTGTGTATGGAGAAGCACTGGCAACCTTAGCAGGCGATGCGTTAAACACCTTAGCATTTGGTGTTCTTGCACGTTTAGAAAATGTATCAGCCGAGCAAAAGCTAGAGCTCGTGCATTTATTAAGCGTGGCGGCGGGTGCCGAAGGAATGGTTGGCGGACAAATTTTAGATATGGATGGCGAAAAACGCTTGTTGAATTTACAAGAGCTTGAAACCGTACATGTTAATAAAACAGGTGCGATCCTCCGTTTTAGTATTGAAGCCGGCGCTGTGTTAGCTGGTGCAACTACAAAGGACCGTGAAGCACTTGTCGAATATGCACACCATATTGGCCTAGCATTCCAAATTCAAGATGATATTTTAGATATTGAGGGCACATCCGAGCAATTAGGAAAAACAGCAGGGAAAGATGTGGCAGCAGAAAAGAGTACATACCCTGCACTTCTAAAAGTAGATGGTGCGAAACAAAAATTGAATGAGCACTATAATTTTGCTGTGGAGGCATTACAAAAAGTAAGTATTGATACGTCATTATTACAGCAATTTGCCCAATATATTGTGAGACGTACTAACTAA
- a CDS encoding exodeoxyribonuclease VII small subunit: MTKPTFATAMTELEDVVRKLEQGDVPLEEAIDLYKKGMELSKLCHDTLQNAEQQLISLVGEDGEKKPFQQGNGDE, from the coding sequence ATGACAAAACCAACATTTGCAACAGCAATGACAGAATTAGAAGATGTTGTAAGAAAATTAGAGCAAGGGGACGTTCCATTAGAAGAAGCCATTGATCTTTATAAAAAGGGCATGGAACTTTCGAAGCTTTGCCATGATACGTTACAAAATGCGGAACAGCAATTAATTTCACTCGTTGGAGAAGATGGAGAAAAGAAGCCTTTCCAACAAGGAAACGGAGACGAATAG
- the xseA gene encoding exodeoxyribonuclease VII large subunit has protein sequence MSSSNYLSVKALTKYLKRKFDADPHLRDVYVTGELSNVKIHSSGHIYFTLKDDSSRINATMFRNQAAKLSFKPEEGMKVFIRGDVNIYEASGAYQLYAQTMEPDGIGGLFVAFNQLKERLEKEGLFNPNFKQPIPQYPKTIGVLTATTGAAIRDICTTITRRYPQVEILIYPTLVQGSGAAPNISENIYLANRQALCDVLIVGRGGGSIEDLWAFNEEIVARAIFESRIPIISAVGHETDTTIADFVADLRAPTPTAAAELAVPNQQELFQRILQKQTFMHQVMTSRLNFERSRLTKLQNSYPLATPERLYRPFIERLAQVDANLQNATKLYLLNQQAKLQSVDSKMKLFSPQHQLQAAKQQLQHTNNQLHRAMKQQLAQNKLAFQNQVRMLEALNPLALMSKGFSVAYKDQNVVKSVHELKKGDVVNMTFQDGFAEAKIVKTHVQKEGEAK, from the coding sequence TTGTCATCATCTAACTATTTATCGGTTAAAGCGCTAACAAAATATTTAAAACGAAAATTTGATGCCGACCCACATTTACGTGATGTTTATGTAACAGGTGAATTATCAAACGTTAAAATCCATAGCTCTGGTCATATTTATTTTACGTTAAAAGATGATAGCTCGCGCATTAATGCAACAATGTTCCGCAATCAGGCTGCGAAATTATCATTCAAGCCGGAAGAGGGAATGAAGGTCTTTATTCGCGGTGATGTCAACATATATGAAGCAAGCGGTGCCTATCAACTATATGCACAAACGATGGAGCCAGACGGAATTGGTGGACTATTTGTCGCGTTTAATCAGTTAAAGGAGCGCTTAGAAAAAGAAGGTTTATTTAACCCTAATTTTAAGCAGCCTATTCCACAATATCCGAAAACGATTGGGGTGCTGACAGCCACAACTGGCGCGGCGATACGTGATATTTGCACAACCATCACGCGACGCTACCCACAAGTCGAAATCTTAATCTATCCAACATTAGTACAGGGATCAGGCGCTGCACCGAATATTTCCGAAAATATTTACTTGGCCAACAGACAAGCACTTTGTGATGTGCTCATTGTTGGGCGTGGCGGTGGCTCGATTGAGGATTTATGGGCGTTCAATGAAGAGATTGTCGCACGGGCAATTTTTGAAAGCCGCATTCCAATCATCAGTGCGGTTGGACACGAAACGGATACAACGATTGCCGATTTTGTTGCCGACCTACGTGCACCAACACCAACTGCCGCAGCTGAGCTCGCTGTTCCGAATCAGCAAGAGCTATTTCAACGAATTTTGCAAAAGCAAACCTTTATGCATCAGGTCATGACATCGCGTTTAAATTTTGAGCGCAGTCGCTTAACTAAATTACAAAATTCTTATCCACTTGCAACACCTGAGCGATTATATCGTCCTTTTATAGAGAGACTTGCACAAGTGGATGCCAATTTACAAAATGCAACAAAGCTTTATTTATTGAATCAGCAGGCAAAACTACAATCCGTCGATAGTAAAATGAAGCTCTTTTCGCCGCAACATCAGCTACAGGCGGCAAAACAGCAATTACAGCATACGAATAACCAGCTACATCGGGCAATGAAGCAACAGCTCGCCCAAAATAAGCTAGCGTTCCAAAATCAGGTACGCATGCTAGAGGCATTAAATCCGCTCGCATTGATGAGCAAGGGGTTTAGTGTGGCATATAAGGATCAAAACGTAGTAAAATCAGTGCATGAGCTTAAAAAAGGGGATGTGGTGAATATGACATTCCAGGATGGTTTTGCAGAGGCCAAAATTGTCAAAACGCATGTGCAAAAGGAAGGGGAAGCGAAATGA
- the folD gene encoding bifunctional methylenetetrahydrofolate dehydrogenase/methenyltetrahydrofolate cyclohydrolase FolD — translation MSSAIINGKEIGQEIRGAVATRVEALKAKGVTPGLAVILVGENPASKTYVANKQKSCEQIGMFSELIKLPEDISEQALLEQIRELNTRSDIHGILVQLPLPKHINEDEVIQAISPEKDVDGFSPISVGKMMLGQDTYLPCTPYGVMKLLEHSGIEIAGKHAVIVGRSHIVGKPMGQLLLQKDATVTYTHSKTPDLPSFTKQADILIAAVGRPNFISKEHIKEGAVVIDVGINRNEQNKLVGDVNFAEASELASHITPVPGGVGPMTITMLLENTVQAAEKELERQGK, via the coding sequence ATGTCAAGTGCAATTATTAATGGTAAAGAAATTGGTCAAGAAATTCGAGGAGCAGTAGCAACTCGTGTAGAGGCATTAAAAGCGAAAGGTGTAACCCCAGGCTTAGCCGTTATTTTAGTAGGGGAAAACCCAGCTTCGAAAACATACGTAGCAAACAAGCAAAAATCTTGCGAGCAAATTGGTATGTTCTCAGAATTAATTAAACTACCAGAAGATATTTCAGAACAAGCTTTACTCGAACAAATTCGTGAATTAAACACACGTAGCGATATTCACGGTATCCTTGTACAGCTGCCATTACCAAAACATATTAATGAAGATGAGGTCATCCAAGCCATTTCACCAGAAAAGGATGTAGACGGCTTCTCACCAATTAGTGTTGGGAAAATGATGTTAGGACAAGATACGTACTTGCCATGTACACCTTATGGGGTGATGAAACTTTTAGAACACTCAGGAATTGAAATCGCAGGAAAACATGCGGTAATCGTAGGACGTAGCCATATCGTTGGGAAACCAATGGGGCAGTTACTATTACAAAAAGATGCAACGGTTACGTATACACATTCAAAAACACCGGACTTACCATCTTTCACAAAGCAAGCGGATATTTTAATCGCTGCGGTTGGTCGACCAAACTTCATTTCGAAAGAGCATATTAAAGAAGGCGCTGTCGTAATTGATGTGGGGATTAATCGTAACGAACAAAATAAATTAGTAGGCGACGTGAACTTTGCTGAAGCGAGCGAACTGGCTTCACATATTACACCAGTACCAGGTGGCGTAGGTCCAATGACAATTACAATGTTATTAGAAAACACTGTACAAGCAGCTGAAAAAGAGTTAGAACGTCAAGGGAAATAA
- the nusB gene encoding transcription antitermination factor NusB — translation MKRTEARQKAFQALFQLDSTELTIEEAIGHVLEEEQKSDAFLNKLVRGTTENQAEIDAALTEKLEKWTLSRLPKIERTVLRLAVYELLHEQDTPNKVVMNEAIELCKTYGDEKSSKFVNGVLSKFTEQ, via the coding sequence ATGAAACGAACAGAAGCGCGACAAAAAGCGTTCCAAGCTTTGTTTCAGTTAGACAGCACAGAACTTACTATTGAAGAAGCAATTGGTCATGTTCTCGAGGAAGAACAAAAGTCAGATGCTTTTTTAAACAAATTAGTTCGTGGAACAACTGAAAATCAAGCGGAAATTGATGCAGCGCTAACAGAAAAGTTAGAAAAATGGACGCTGAGCCGTCTACCTAAAATTGAAAGAACGGTATTACGTTTAGCAGTGTACGAATTACTACATGAACAAGACACACCGAATAAAGTTGTGATGAACGAAGCGATCGAGCTATGCAAAACGTATGGCGATGAAAAATCAAGCAAATTTGTTAACGGTGTACTTTCGAAATTTACTGAGCAATAA
- a CDS encoding aminopeptidase, translating to MSKDFIRIANEQDMKVIIAYFEQALAHYEAVGELMAMQDIKYFLHNVRQFQFVVLKETKTETTYLFEFPETTDGKRETGTIIIPLQNN from the coding sequence ATGAGTAAAGATTTTATTCGCATTGCGAACGAACAAGACATGAAAGTAATTATTGCCTATTTCGAACAGGCATTAGCACATTATGAAGCAGTAGGAGAATTAATGGCGATGCAAGACATTAAATACTTTCTACACAATGTACGCCAATTCCAATTTGTCGTACTAAAAGAAACAAAAACCGAAACGACCTACCTTTTCGAGTTCCCTGAAACAACAGACGGCAAGCGCGAAACTGGTACGATTATCATTCCGCTTCAGAATAACTAG
- the glpK gene encoding glycerol kinase GlpK, translating into MEKYIMALDQGTTSSRAILFDKKGDVAFSAQQEFKQHFPKSGWVEHNAKEIWSSILSVIAKVLSENNIQATQIEGIGITNQRETTVVWDKKTGEPVYNAIVWQSRQTIDICNDLKDAGHDDLFRAKTGLLIDAYFSGTKVKWILDHVEGAREKAEKGDLLFGTIDTWIIWKLTDGAVHVTDYSNASRTLMFNIHELKWDEELLEILTVPASMLPEVRPSSEIYGELAGKHLFGHQVPIAGIAGDQQAALFGQGCYEKGMVKNTYGTGCFMLMNTGEEAVKSEHGLLTTIAWGYDGKVTYALEGSIFVAGSAIQWLRDGLRMFRKASDSEAYATSVADSDGVFVVPAFVGLGTPYWDSEVRGAVFGLTRGTAKEHFIRATLESLAYQTRDVLAAMESDSNLDLKTLRVDGGAVMNDFLMQFQSDILNVPVERPAINETTALGAAYLAGLAVGFWDNIEEVQKHWQLNQQFQPKMDEKKREQLVEGWHKAVKAAQVFK; encoded by the coding sequence ATGGAAAAATATATTATGGCATTAGACCAAGGAACGACAAGCTCACGGGCAATTTTATTTGATAAAAAGGGGGATGTCGCATTTTCCGCACAGCAGGAATTCAAACAGCATTTCCCAAAGTCAGGCTGGGTAGAGCATAATGCAAAGGAAATTTGGAGCTCTATTTTGTCGGTCATTGCGAAGGTGTTATCGGAAAATAATATACAGGCAACACAAATTGAAGGAATCGGCATTACGAATCAACGTGAAACAACCGTTGTCTGGGATAAAAAAACGGGAGAGCCTGTATATAATGCGATTGTTTGGCAATCACGTCAAACAATCGATATTTGCAATGACTTAAAAGACGCGGGTCATGACGATTTATTTCGAGCAAAAACAGGACTACTAATTGATGCTTACTTCTCGGGAACTAAGGTTAAATGGATTTTGGATCATGTAGAGGGAGCGCGTGAAAAAGCCGAAAAGGGGGACTTATTATTTGGCACAATTGATACGTGGATTATTTGGAAGCTGACAGACGGAGCGGTTCATGTAACAGACTATTCGAATGCCTCCCGTACATTAATGTTCAATATTCATGAGCTGAAATGGGACGAGGAGCTACTCGAAATCTTAACGGTTCCGGCATCGATGCTACCCGAAGTTCGTCCTTCTTCGGAAATTTATGGTGAACTGGCAGGCAAGCATTTATTTGGTCATCAAGTTCCGATTGCAGGGATTGCGGGAGATCAGCAGGCGGCATTATTTGGTCAAGGCTGCTACGAAAAAGGAATGGTGAAAAATACCTATGGCACCGGCTGCTTTATGCTAATGAACACGGGAGAGGAAGCGGTAAAATCAGAGCACGGTTTACTCACAACCATTGCATGGGGCTATGATGGAAAAGTGACCTATGCACTAGAAGGAAGTATTTTTGTTGCAGGCTCTGCGATTCAATGGCTTCGAGATGGGCTTCGTATGTTTCGAAAGGCGTCGGATAGTGAGGCATATGCGACAAGTGTAGCGGACTCAGATGGTGTTTTTGTAGTGCCAGCTTTTGTCGGGCTGGGTACGCCGTATTGGGATAGTGAGGTGCGCGGTGCTGTCTTTGGTTTAACGCGTGGTACAGCAAAGGAGCATTTCATTCGTGCGACCCTGGAATCTCTTGCATACCAAACGCGCGATGTATTAGCAGCAATGGAGTCAGATTCTAATCTCGATTTAAAAACGCTTCGAGTAGATGGTGGGGCAGTAATGAATGACTTTTTAATGCAGTTCCAATCCGATATTTTAAATGTGCCCGTAGAGCGCCCAGCCATTAATGAAACGACAGCACTAGGAGCCGCTTATTTGGCCGGCTTAGCAGTAGGCTTTTGGGACAATATCGAAGAAGTACAAAAGCATTGGCAGTTAAATCAACAATTCCAGCCTAAAATGGATGAAAAGAAGCGCGAGCAATTAGTTGAAGGCTGGCATAAAGCAGTAAAGGCGGCTCAGGTGTTTAAGTAA
- a CDS encoding glycerol-3-phosphate dehydrogenase/oxidase — translation MVNFSAASREKRHRALKEQTFDLFIIGGGITGAGIALDAASRGLKVGLAEMQDFAAGTSSRSTKLVHGGLRYLKQFEMKEVAQLGRERAIVYENGPHVTTPVWMLLPFHKGGTFGAFSTSIGLKIYDLLAGVKKSERRFMLSADETIAREPLLKKENLLGGGMYVEYRTDDARLTIEVLKAAVANGAIALNYLKVKGIQANNLAFSKIEVQDQWTGENYIVKAKKVVNAAGPWVDEVRKFQQTDDEKHLTLSKGVHLVFDEMDFPLQQAIYFDTKEDGRMIFAIPRDGKTYVGTTDTFFDGDPLDLTVTLEERRYLIDAIHDMFPHLKLTLEKIESVWAGVRPLIHQEGKGPSEISRKDEIWQAESGLITIAGGKLTGYRKMAEKIVDLVVKQLNQEFNKKFGQSITKHLPISGGDISGATFFESFIEKRTIMGQQMGLSEEQSRYLAKYYGTNVDKVFAYVTQAKGDLPAIVYGQLYYAMNDESASAATDFFIRRTGALYFNIHLVEQFKGLVIEEMARYLSWSNQEKQQQIEWLEKALKDVKIV, via the coding sequence ATGGTGAATTTTTCAGCAGCATCGCGCGAAAAAAGGCATCGCGCATTAAAAGAGCAGACATTTGATTTATTCATTATTGGTGGGGGAATTACAGGTGCGGGTATTGCATTAGACGCGGCATCTCGTGGTTTGAAGGTGGGTCTAGCGGAAATGCAAGATTTTGCAGCAGGCACGAGTAGCCGCTCAACCAAGCTCGTGCACGGTGGTTTACGCTATTTGAAGCAATTTGAAATGAAAGAAGTCGCACAGCTAGGGCGAGAGCGTGCGATTGTGTATGAAAATGGACCACATGTCACAACGCCTGTGTGGATGCTGTTACCCTTTCATAAAGGGGGAACATTCGGTGCGTTTTCAACTTCAATCGGCTTAAAAATTTATGATCTATTAGCCGGTGTTAAAAAGAGTGAGCGCCGCTTTATGCTTTCCGCGGATGAGACGATCGCGAGGGAACCGCTTCTAAAAAAGGAAAATCTACTTGGCGGTGGGATGTATGTGGAATACCGGACAGATGATGCGCGTTTAACGATTGAAGTACTGAAGGCAGCCGTTGCGAATGGGGCTATAGCACTCAATTATTTAAAGGTAAAGGGTATTCAAGCAAATAACCTAGCCTTTTCGAAAATCGAAGTGCAGGATCAATGGACGGGCGAAAATTATATCGTGAAAGCAAAAAAGGTGGTCAACGCAGCTGGACCTTGGGTAGATGAAGTACGGAAATTCCAACAGACAGATGATGAAAAACACTTAACGTTATCAAAAGGGGTGCATCTTGTGTTTGATGAAATGGATTTTCCCCTACAGCAAGCGATTTACTTTGATACGAAAGAGGATGGTCGGATGATTTTTGCCATTCCGCGTGACGGCAAAACCTATGTGGGGACAACGGATACATTTTTTGATGGCGACCCTTTGGATTTAACGGTAACATTAGAAGAAAGAAGGTACTTGATTGACGCTATTCACGATATGTTTCCTCATTTGAAGCTGACGCTAGAAAAGATTGAATCGGTTTGGGCGGGTGTGCGTCCGCTCATTCATCAAGAAGGGAAAGGCCCGTCTGAAATTTCACGTAAAGATGAAATATGGCAAGCAGAAAGTGGGTTAATCACGATTGCTGGTGGCAAATTGACCGGCTATCGAAAAATGGCTGAAAAAATTGTGGATCTCGTCGTCAAGCAGCTCAATCAAGAGTTCAATAAAAAATTTGGCCAATCCATTACGAAGCACTTACCGATTTCAGGCGGCGATATAAGTGGCGCGACATTTTTTGAAAGCTTTATTGAAAAGCGAACGATTATGGGGCAACAAATGGGTTTATCAGAAGAGCAAAGCCGATATTTAGCCAAATATTACGGTACAAATGTGGATAAGGTGTTTGCCTATGTCACGCAGGCGAAGGGTGATTTACCAGCGATTGTGTATGGTCAATTATACTATGCGATGAATGATGAATCAGCGAGTGCGGCAACGGATTTTTTCATTCGTAGAACAGGTGCGTTATATTTCAATATTCATTTGGTAGAGCAATTTAAAGGATTGGTAATAGAGGAAATGGCACGCTATTTATCATGGTCAAATCAGGAAAAGCAGCAGCAAATCGAGTGGCTCGAAAAAGCACTCAAAGATGTGAAAATCGTATAA
- a CDS encoding Asp23/Gls24 family envelope stress response protein, giving the protein MAEKQPVAFVQPTPVGKEELGKIEVAPEVIEVIAGIATTEVEGVAATRGNFTTGVVERFGKKVHSKGIKSAMSEEGTIVIDVFCTVKYGYAIPKVAKEVQSTIRQAILNMTAIETSEVNIHVTGIQFETATAE; this is encoded by the coding sequence ATGGCAGAAAAACAACCAGTAGCATTTGTGCAGCCAACACCAGTTGGTAAAGAAGAGTTAGGTAAAATTGAAGTTGCACCAGAAGTGATCGAAGTCATTGCTGGGATCGCCACAACAGAGGTAGAGGGTGTGGCAGCAACGCGCGGCAACTTTACAACAGGTGTTGTTGAGCGTTTCGGTAAAAAGGTGCACTCAAAAGGTATTAAATCAGCAATGTCAGAAGAAGGCACGATTGTGATTGATGTATTTTGTACAGTGAAATACGGCTATGCGATTCCAAAAGTAGCAAAAGAAGTACAGTCAACGATTCGCCAAGCTATTTTAAATATGACAGCAATTGAAACAAGTGAAGTGAATATTCACGTGACAGGGATTCAATTCGAAACAGCAACAGCTGAATAA
- a CDS encoding mechanosensitive ion channel family protein, with the protein MKILWDSIKWLIPTVQVPTWTDGLAALLIVIVGLLLIQFVIRPIVFKFARMLEKRGHPVMSDITKSIFPSMRNAFIFIVLLVACSSLVEVDLFAYPKLRNLIDSVYVYFGYKALYDVLSFYLKNPERFETGKDQDLLTPFFLRMSKVVVMVIAMFTIASLWNFNLNGFLTAIGLTGVALAFGIRDTLAHIFGGMSVVLDKPFQIGDWVMTGDEKIDGTIEDINLRSTLIQTSDKGLVYVPNSYLVNRPIYNLSKRTQRKVEHYLFLSTENSEEKLVQLVETLREQIALHPKTLKTVIHVAVDEIRPNACRLLIRYFVNTNDTEVMLQVRQDILFVAKHYCEEYEVIQVDPAQAQFDWHD; encoded by the coding sequence GTGAAGATTTTGTGGGATTCGATAAAATGGTTAATTCCAACCGTCCAAGTGCCAACGTGGACAGATGGGTTAGCCGCTTTACTAATTGTAATTGTTGGATTATTACTCATCCAATTTGTGATTCGACCAATTGTATTTAAATTCGCGCGGATGCTAGAAAAGCGTGGGCATCCGGTAATGAGTGATATAACGAAAAGTATTTTTCCTTCTATGCGTAATGCATTCATTTTCATTGTGCTTCTCGTTGCCTGCTCATCTTTAGTAGAGGTCGATTTGTTTGCGTATCCGAAATTACGTAATTTGATCGATTCGGTCTATGTGTACTTTGGATATAAAGCGCTTTATGATGTGCTGAGTTTTTATTTGAAAAATCCGGAGCGCTTTGAAACGGGGAAGGATCAGGATTTACTAACGCCCTTTTTCTTACGGATGAGCAAAGTGGTCGTAATGGTCATTGCGATGTTTACGATTGCATCGCTTTGGAACTTTAACTTAAATGGTTTCTTAACGGCGATTGGCTTAACAGGAGTTGCCCTTGCCTTTGGTATACGTGATACATTAGCGCATATATTTGGTGGTATGAGTGTCGTGCTCGATAAACCGTTTCAAATTGGAGATTGGGTCATGACGGGTGACGAAAAAATTGACGGTACCATTGAGGATATTAATTTACGAAGCACCCTCATTCAAACATCGGATAAAGGGCTCGTGTATGTGCCGAATTCCTATTTAGTGAACCGTCCAATCTATAATTTATCAAAGCGTACACAGCGTAAAGTGGAGCATTATTTATTTTTATCGACCGAGAATAGCGAAGAAAAACTGGTGCAATTGGTGGAAACCTTACGTGAACAAATTGCCTTACATCCGAAAACGCTCAAAACGGTTATCCATGTGGCGGTAGACGAAATCCGACCGAATGCATGCCGCTTGTTAATACGTTATTTTGTCAATACGAATGATACCGAGGTTATGCTGCAAGTGCGTCAGGATATATTATTTGTGGCGAAGCATTATTGCGAGGAATATGAAGTGATACAAGTTGATCCAGCACAGGCGCAATTTGACTGGCATGATTGA
- a CDS encoding NCS2 family permease: MFQLNENGTTVKRELFAGLTTFLTMAYVIIVNPIILADAGVPIDQVFMATIIAAVIGTGWMALCANYPIAVAPGMGLNAYFTYTVVLASNGEITYLTAFSAVFVAGLIFILISLTPFREKLITAIPENLKLAITAGIGLFIAFIGLRMSGIVVANDSNLVALGNIAEPATFLTIIGLFVTVALMARNVNGAIFIGMIVTAIIAMLTGQLTIEKVVAMPHLPEGILVFNPMDAIREVIEYGLYGVVFSFILVTLFDTTGTMIGVAKQAGLMKNDKLPRARKALLSDSLATTIGAMFGTSPSTAYLESGSGVAVGGRTGLTSLTVAVLFIVASFFGPLVGSLSGVAAITSPALIIVGSLMIGVVKNMKWDDIEDAFPAFLVILTMPLTSSISTGIALGFISYPLVMIFKGRARDVHPLVYIFACLFVLQLVYIPH, from the coding sequence ATGTTTCAATTAAATGAAAATGGTACGACGGTAAAGCGTGAGTTATTCGCAGGGTTAACAACGTTTTTAACGATGGCGTATGTCATTATCGTTAATCCGATTATCTTAGCAGATGCAGGCGTGCCGATTGATCAAGTATTTATGGCGACAATTATTGCTGCGGTGATTGGTACAGGATGGATGGCATTGTGTGCGAATTATCCAATCGCGGTTGCACCGGGGATGGGGTTAAATGCTTATTTTACGTATACCGTTGTTTTAGCTTCAAATGGAGAAATTACGTATTTAACGGCCTTTTCAGCAGTATTTGTGGCGGGGTTAATCTTTATTTTAATCAGTTTGACACCGTTTCGTGAAAAATTAATTACAGCCATTCCAGAAAACTTAAAATTAGCCATTACAGCGGGTATTGGTTTATTTATCGCCTTTATTGGATTGCGTATGTCAGGTATCGTTGTTGCGAATGATTCAAACTTAGTGGCTCTAGGTAATATTGCAGAGCCTGCGACATTCCTTACGATTATTGGTTTATTTGTTACTGTTGCGTTAATGGCACGCAACGTAAATGGTGCCATCTTTATTGGGATGATTGTCACAGCGATTATTGCGATGCTGACGGGTCAACTAACGATTGAGAAAGTCGTGGCAATGCCGCATTTACCAGAGGGGATTTTAGTATTCAATCCAATGGATGCGATTCGTGAAGTGATTGAATACGGACTATATGGCGTTGTGTTTTCGTTTATTTTAGTAACGTTATTTGATACAACGGGGACGATGATTGGCGTTGCAAAGCAAGCAGGTTTGATGAAAAATGATAAGCTACCTCGTGCACGAAAAGCGCTATTATCAGATTCTTTAGCAACAACTATTGGTGCGATGTTTGGGACGAGCCCATCGACAGCTTATTTGGAATCAGGTTCTGGGGTTGCCGTTGGTGGTCGTACAGGACTAACTTCATTAACAGTAGCCGTATTATTTATTGTGGCGTCATTCTTTGGTCCGCTTGTTGGTTCGTTATCCGGTGTTGCTGCGATCACTTCTCCCGCGCTAATTATTGTAGGGAGTTTAATGATTGGTGTTGTGAAAAACATGAAGTGGGATGACATTGAAGATGCGTTCCCAGCATTTTTAGTTATTTTAACGATGCCACTCACTTCAAGTATTTCTACAGGGATTGCACTTGGCTTTATAAGCTATCCGCTTGTCATGATTTTTAAAGGACGTGCCCGTGATGTACATCCACTCGTTTATATTTTTGCATGTTTATTTGTATTACAACTTGTTTATATACCGCACTAA